One Candidatus Bathyarchaeota archaeon genomic window carries:
- a CDS encoding Hsp20/alpha crystallin family protein translates to MNFDEIVNEMKAFQRKIMESMLDDLGDLEQFKPLGGFKGINQRFRDQEKGFQSETPQGKWRVERINRPGVRGFIFRGMITQPELLKDPEDIIASPRPKPGSPRRPHFDIYAEKGHLRLYVELPGVDKDAINLEVVDGMLRLHAGDFEAEIELNRWIIDPDKMNTEYNNGVLEVTIPKEDLKE, encoded by the coding sequence ATGAATTTTGATGAAATAGTCAACGAGATGAAGGCATTCCAAAGAAAGATTATGGAATCAATGCTAGACGACTTGGGAGACTTGGAGCAGTTCAAACCGTTAGGAGGCTTCAAAGGCATCAACCAAAGGTTCAGGGATCAAGAGAAGGGGTTCCAGTCCGAGACGCCACAAGGCAAGTGGCGCGTTGAGCGTATCAACCGTCCTGGGGTCAGGGGGTTCATATTTAGAGGCATGATCACCCAACCAGAACTGCTGAAGGATCCTGAGGATATCATAGCCTCCCCCAGACCTAAGCCGGGGAGTCCTAGGAGGCCTCACTTTGACATCTACGCAGAGAAGGGGCATCTCAGGCTTTATGTTGAACTTCCGGGAGTCGATAAGGATGCCATAAACCTAGAGGTCGTTGACGGGATGCTAAGGCTCCACGCCGGAGACTTTGAAGCAGAGATTGAACTCAATCGCTGGATTATCGACCCTGACAAGATGAACACTGAATATAATAACGGGGTCCTAGAAGTCACAATTCCCAAGGAAGACCTGAAAGAATAA
- a CDS encoding ArsR family transcriptional regulator, producing the protein MLKLKLEEDGKILWEIPLQATAWNRHSLKRELDKVERDMAKFEATFNALANHGRMRMMRVFFRDMERPIGFTELMNELRMNPKLVSESTKCLRSTGLIKKIENGKYIPTRTGEAQFLMMSVAMRRMLEIMERL; encoded by the coding sequence ATGCTGAAACTGAAGCTCGAAGAGGACGGCAAAATCCTTTGGGAGATACCTCTCCAGGCAACAGCTTGGAATAGGCACTCTCTGAAACGCGAACTAGACAAGGTCGAGAGGGATATGGCCAAATTTGAGGCTACATTCAACGCCCTCGCCAACCACGGACGGATGCGGATGATGAGGGTCTTCTTCAGGGACATGGAGAGGCCTATAGGATTCACGGAACTTATGAACGAGCTTAGAATGAACCCTAAGCTGGTTTCCGAGTCCACAAAATGCCTGAGGAGCACTGGTCTCATCAAAAAAATTGAGAACGGTAAATATATCCCCACTCGAACAGGTGAGGCTCAGTTCCTCATGATGAGTGTAGCGATGAGGCGGATGCTGGAGATTATGGAGAGACTATAG